One Acidobacteriota bacterium DNA window includes the following coding sequences:
- a CDS encoding serine/threonine protein kinase has protein sequence MPELKLEHSLVDGRYEVFERLSRGSYAEIFVAYDRAVSRAPVVIKALNTSLQGTPDPDLERTLVENFQNEAIALDAVRHPHVILRLGHGTAADLRGAPFHYMVIEYMPGGDLLELCRHRPDKALPLDEALFYFHQACEALAFAHSKGIIHRDLKPNNFLLSADKRTLKVADFGVAKITSGEPTEITRVGADVYAPPEHNPHEVTGELKHLTLAADVYSLAKSFYTVVCGRAPGQFRCDPITSLPENLMGKPWGDALLKVLRHATEDDPKARYATVAEFWHELAQAATLAQTLKAEELPDEETIVRPRQKFDTGAFPKTPLQPDFDPTPTTSHLQGIVSSAQLVETEALVTAPATERVASVVVPEVKPEPQPEIREIKHPLQRAERPGKIFIELQPQQAQPITPNPVTPAQTPQAPPPKSGQAKSQTQPAQRAGKPPKMSDRFSEKMRRRIFITFLGAAFIGLLASVYNFFKGGEFGAPREIEINAAAMYVRSGPSGQSKPYGTIAGSTHHKVLQENEQGWMLIEVSQWMKLEPDAPSDIRQGWIYGKSDYVRVVSRRWW, from the coding sequence ATGCCTGAATTGAAACTGGAACACAGTCTGGTTGATGGCCGCTACGAAGTTTTCGAGCGGTTAAGCCGCGGCAGTTACGCCGAGATTTTTGTGGCGTATGACCGCGCGGTCAGCCGTGCGCCCGTCGTCATCAAGGCGCTCAACACCAGTTTACAGGGCACGCCCGATCCCGACCTGGAACGAACGTTGGTCGAAAATTTCCAGAATGAAGCCATTGCACTGGACGCCGTTCGGCATCCGCACGTGATTCTACGGCTCGGTCATGGAACGGCAGCGGATTTACGTGGAGCTCCCTTTCATTACATGGTGATTGAATACATGCCGGGCGGGGATTTGCTGGAACTGTGCCGCCATCGTCCGGACAAAGCGCTGCCGCTGGATGAAGCGCTGTTTTACTTTCACCAGGCTTGCGAGGCGTTAGCATTTGCGCACAGCAAGGGCATTATCCACCGCGATTTGAAACCGAATAACTTTCTGCTCAGCGCGGACAAACGAACGCTGAAAGTTGCGGACTTTGGCGTCGCCAAAATCACCAGCGGCGAACCAACCGAAATCACGCGGGTTGGCGCAGACGTGTACGCTCCCCCCGAACACAATCCGCACGAAGTCACAGGCGAATTGAAGCATTTGACGTTGGCAGCGGATGTGTATTCGCTGGCAAAAAGTTTTTATACGGTTGTTTGCGGACGCGCGCCGGGTCAGTTTCGCTGTGATCCCATCACGTCGTTGCCGGAAAATTTGATGGGGAAGCCCTGGGGCGACGCATTGTTGAAGGTGTTGCGCCACGCCACGGAGGACGACCCGAAGGCCAGATACGCCACGGTCGCGGAGTTCTGGCATGAACTGGCGCAAGCCGCGACGCTGGCGCAGACATTGAAGGCCGAAGAACTTCCCGACGAAGAAACCATCGTTCGCCCCCGGCAAAAATTTGATACGGGTGCATTCCCCAAAACCCCGTTGCAGCCGGATTTCGATCCCACTCCCACGACTTCGCATTTGCAAGGAATCGTTTCGTCCGCTCAATTGGTTGAAACGGAAGCGCTCGTGACGGCTCCGGCGACGGAAAGAGTGGCCAGCGTAGTTGTGCCCGAAGTCAAACCGGAACCACAACCTGAAATCCGCGAAATCAAACATCCGTTGCAACGCGCCGAGCGTCCGGGGAAAATTTTTATCGAATTGCAGCCGCAACAAGCGCAGCCGATTACGCCCAATCCTGTTACACCGGCTCAAACTCCTCAAGCTCCGCCGCCCAAATCGGGACAGGCCAAGTCGCAAACCCAACCTGCGCAGCGGGCTGGCAAACCGCCGAAAATGTCCGACCGGTTTTCTGAAAAAATGCGCCGCCGGATTTTCATCACGTTTCTTGGCGCGGCGTTTATCGGTTTGCTGGCCAGCGTCTACAACTTTTTCAAAGGCGGGGAATTCGGCGCCCCGCGCGAAATCGAAATCAATGCGGCGGCGATGTATGTTCGCAGCGGCCCTAGCGGTCAATCCAAACCTTACGGCACGATTGCCGGCAGTACCCACCACAAAGTCCTTCAGGAAAACGAGCAGGGCTGGATGCTGATCGAAGTCAGCCAGTGGATGAAGCTCGAACCTGACGCCCCTTCAGACATCCGCCAGGGCTGGATTTATGGAAAATCAGATTATGTTCGTGTAGTCTCACGCCGCTGGTGGTAA
- a CDS encoding sugar phosphate isomerase/epimerase, giving the protein MRDSMSSRRQFIQSLAATTAAATIEVPMLASPQPKRRNIKLGFDNFSIRAMGWKAPQLLDYAAKLKVDTVLFSDLDVYESHDEKYLKDLRKKADDLGIEIQAGTGSICPSAKSYSPRFGSAEEHLLLTIRVAKAVGSKVARCYQGTADDRKLPGGLPARWKDTIKVCKAVRSQAMDVGVKIAIENHAGDMQAWELANLIEDCGRDVVGATMDSGNATWTLEDPMRNLEILGPYAVTTGVRDSMVWETPEGANAGWTAIGEGQVNWQKYFDRFAELCPGVPAQLEIISGAIRSYPFKQEGFWNDYGDIRAKEFLNFTTMAKAGKPIAPFQVPAGQDRKLAEQEFQKAELERSIKYCREVLGLGLKT; this is encoded by the coding sequence ATGAGGGATTCCATGAGTTCACGCCGACAATTCATCCAATCGCTTGCGGCCACGACTGCCGCAGCGACCATCGAGGTTCCTATGCTTGCTTCGCCGCAACCCAAACGCCGCAACATCAAACTCGGTTTTGACAACTTTTCGATTCGCGCGATGGGCTGGAAAGCCCCGCAGTTGTTGGATTACGCCGCAAAACTGAAAGTAGACACGGTGCTGTTTTCCGACCTGGATGTGTACGAAAGCCACGACGAAAAGTACCTGAAAGACCTCAGGAAAAAAGCCGACGATTTGGGCATTGAAATCCAGGCGGGCACGGGCAGCATTTGTCCGTCGGCAAAATCCTACAGCCCGCGATTCGGTTCCGCCGAAGAACATCTGTTGCTGACGATTCGCGTCGCCAAAGCTGTCGGTTCCAAAGTCGCGCGCTGTTACCAAGGGACTGCCGACGACCGCAAATTGCCCGGCGGATTGCCCGCGCGCTGGAAAGACACGATCAAAGTCTGCAAAGCCGTCCGCAGCCAGGCGATGGATGTAGGCGTCAAAATCGCCATTGAAAATCATGCGGGCGATATGCAGGCCTGGGAACTGGCCAACCTGATCGAAGATTGTGGCCGTGATGTTGTCGGCGCGACAATGGATTCCGGCAACGCCACCTGGACGCTGGAAGACCCGATGCGAAACCTGGAAATTCTTGGCCCGTATGCAGTGACAACCGGCGTGCGCGATTCGATGGTTTGGGAAACGCCCGAAGGCGCTAACGCCGGATGGACGGCCATCGGCGAAGGGCAAGTCAACTGGCAAAAGTATTTCGACAGGTTCGCCGAACTTTGTCCCGGCGTTCCCGCGCAACTGGAAATCATCTCCGGCGCGATTCGATCGTATCCATTCAAGCAGGAAGGATTCTGGAACGATTACGGCGACATTCGCGCCAAAGAGTTTTTGAATTTCACGACAATGGCGAAAGCAGGAAAACCCATTGCGCCATTCCAGGTTCCCGCAGGCCAGGATCGCAAACTCGCCGAACAGGAATTTCAGAAAGCGGAGCTTGAGCGGAGCATCAAATACTGCCGAGAAGTGTTGGGCTTAGGCTTGAAAACCTAA
- a CDS encoding protein phosphatase 2C domain-containing protein, producing MKVTVGQITDKGLKRQANEDNLLAMPSRGLFIVADGVGGRRGGQTASRTVTEVFEKVFNGPQPLASSDLPMEDLRKLVQETIDLCNQKIYTEAEMNQELEGMATTIVLAAVKDSRAIIAHVGDSRVYRCDARGLVRLTEDHSEVNEAVRQGWLTPEQAEMHPRRNVISRAIGADSDVEPEIIEIQVDETTTLLLCSDGITRHIRDDQLERLLRSGNHPQTVCETFKQLCYNEGAEDNLTAIIVDFGERGYVDEQTRPMRSASPAMSAASISPEKPKKKIEISLNQSEPEPEPVFEEEVPATNHSPLAASPPLLPPAPDDFQDEPETHQFRDPLPIADHAQSSGEKKVFNIATDDDAGQKVEMSKFMRMSVLIVTLLAGFILGGLFGGPLQRVVNRSGGPLAEDQPRVLRWTPRDAGVASAFALLNDGRLEDARQELNQILSRDANNAEAHYCFGRLYFTEKKYEEAINHFKLAATNNQDLDEGWVFIAMAYLQIGQARNAADSLQKLMTPNAPPTASSPTPASPAPTGSVKPVG from the coding sequence ATGAAAGTAACCGTCGGACAAATTACGGATAAAGGGCTGAAGCGTCAGGCCAACGAAGACAACTTGCTGGCGATGCCCAGTCGAGGTTTGTTCATTGTGGCGGATGGCGTAGGCGGTCGTCGCGGAGGGCAAACGGCCAGCCGGACAGTCACCGAAGTATTCGAAAAGGTCTTCAATGGGCCGCAACCATTGGCAAGCTCCGATTTGCCGATGGAGGATTTGCGCAAGCTGGTGCAGGAAACGATTGATCTCTGCAATCAGAAAATCTACACCGAAGCGGAGATGAATCAGGAGCTGGAGGGAATGGCGACGACGATTGTCCTGGCGGCGGTCAAAGACAGTCGAGCCATCATTGCCCATGTCGGCGACAGTCGGGTTTATCGTTGTGACGCGCGCGGGTTGGTTCGGTTGACCGAAGATCACAGCGAAGTCAACGAAGCCGTTCGGCAAGGCTGGCTGACGCCGGAACAGGCCGAAATGCACCCGCGCCGAAACGTCATCAGCCGCGCCATCGGCGCCGATTCCGACGTCGAACCTGAAATCATCGAAATCCAGGTGGATGAAACCACAACGCTGTTGTTGTGCAGCGACGGCATCACGCGCCACATTCGCGACGATCAGTTGGAGCGGTTGCTGCGCAGCGGCAACCATCCGCAAACGGTTTGCGAAACCTTCAAGCAGCTTTGTTACAATGAAGGCGCTGAAGACAATCTAACTGCGATCATCGTTGATTTTGGCGAACGCGGTTACGTTGACGAACAGACACGCCCGATGCGCTCGGCGAGTCCCGCGATGTCTGCGGCTTCGATCAGCCCGGAAAAACCCAAAAAGAAAATTGAAATTTCGCTGAACCAATCGGAGCCGGAACCCGAACCCGTTTTTGAAGAGGAAGTACCCGCCACCAACCACTCGCCACTGGCTGCATCACCGCCGCTGTTGCCGCCAGCGCCGGACGATTTCCAGGACGAACCTGAAACGCATCAATTCCGCGATCCTTTACCGATTGCAGACCATGCCCAAAGTTCAGGTGAAAAAAAAGTATTCAACATTGCCACGGATGATGACGCCGGGCAGAAAGTCGAGATGTCGAAATTTATGAGAATGAGCGTTTTGATCGTTACGCTGCTGGCCGGATTCATTCTCGGCGGGTTGTTTGGCGGGCCGCTCCAACGTGTGGTCAACCGTTCCGGCGGTCCTTTGGCCGAAGACCAGCCGCGCGTGTTGCGATGGACGCCGCGCGATGCGGGAGTCGCTTCGGCGTTTGCGTTGCTGAACGACGGACGTTTGGAGGATGCGCGTCAGGAGTTGAATCAGATTCTGTCGCGCGACGCGAACAACGCCGAGGCGCATTACTGTTTTGGCCGGTTGTATTTCACGGAAAAGAAATACGAAGAAGCCATCAATCATTTCAAGCTGGCGGCGACAAACAATCAGGATTTGGACGAAGGATGGGTGTTCATCGCCATGGCGTATTTGCAAATCGGTCAGGCGAGAAACGCCGCCGACAGTTTGCAAAAATTGATGACGCCAAACGCGCCGCCGACTGCTTCTTCGCCAACCCCCGCCAGCCCCGCGCCGACAGGGTCAGTGAAGCCGGTTGGATAA
- a CDS encoding four helix bundle protein yields MAEEKEAKAKSFREVETWKKTHQWVLAIYKLSEGFPKHELFGLTSQLRRAAVSVPANIAEGFKRQGKGDKIRFYNIAQASLEECRYYLILSNDLKYAETNELADKLDEISRMLDSYIRAIATSGSK; encoded by the coding sequence ATGGCGGAAGAAAAAGAGGCGAAGGCGAAAAGTTTTCGTGAAGTCGAAACCTGGAAGAAAACTCATCAATGGGTTTTGGCGATTTACAAGCTTTCTGAGGGGTTTCCGAAACACGAATTGTTTGGGCTGACTTCGCAATTGAGGCGAGCTGCAGTTTCGGTTCCAGCGAACATTGCTGAAGGATTTAAGCGGCAAGGCAAAGGCGACAAAATTCGCTTTTACAACATTGCGCAGGCTTCATTGGAAGAATGTCGTTATTATCTGATTCTGTCGAACGATTTGAAATACGCTGAAACGAACGAATTGGCAGACAAACTGGATGAAATCAGTCGCATGCTGGACTCTTACATTCGCGCAATCGCTACTTCAGGATCGAAATAA
- a CDS encoding GxxExxY protein: protein MEDDAITEIIIGCAYEVHNRLGSGFLEKVYENALRIELEKRGLKVLQQEPIKVWYGEQVVGDYQADLWVEDRIIVELKAILALSKEHELQLVNYLTATKVDLGLLINFGSPVQVRRKYREYRPPQPEKRILKNPVNPVYSPTKR, encoded by the coding sequence ATGGAAGATGATGCGATTACTGAAATAATCATTGGGTGTGCGTATGAGGTTCATAACAGACTTGGCTCTGGTTTTTTGGAAAAGGTATATGAAAATGCTTTGCGGATTGAGTTGGAAAAACGAGGATTGAAAGTTTTACAGCAAGAGCCAATCAAAGTTTGGTATGGAGAACAGGTGGTTGGTGATTATCAGGCTGACTTATGGGTTGAAGATCGGATCATTGTGGAACTGAAAGCAATTCTGGCTTTAAGTAAAGAACACGAATTGCAACTGGTCAATTATCTAACTGCCACAAAAGTTGACTTAGGTTTGCTCATCAATTTCGGCTCTCCCGTACAAGTCAGGCGGAAATACCGAGAATACAGACCGCCTCAACCGGAAAAAAGAATCCTGAAAAATCCTGTAAATCCTGTCTACTCCCCAACAAAGAGGTAG
- a CDS encoding FHA domain-containing protein: MKLWSEVKKWLDGEDAISQTPEALAQLSEWDEFFVKIAREVESVMKREMFTPPGGQTYLPGEYIIYLSKEDDAVWQGRKREGLEEGLGVSLSQRAKEIVGGKQLKTDKIALSLSIDGALNKGQVRVQAVWDDDSPKTQVTARKKKPALKPVETEAGNTEPLEPDDSEKTVVRPRGPLFTVNFQRQGGEPEIFKSSKSKIEIGRGSKDFPVDVKLDGDQEVSRKHAILSKQEDGFKLECIGRNAIEVDGREIQPGESAEVQPGQTIKIGIYELKIA, encoded by the coding sequence ATGAAGCTTTGGAGCGAAGTGAAAAAGTGGCTGGACGGCGAAGACGCGATTTCGCAAACGCCGGAAGCCTTGGCGCAATTGAGTGAGTGGGATGAGTTTTTCGTCAAAATCGCGCGCGAAGTCGAAAGCGTCATGAAGCGCGAAATGTTCACGCCTCCCGGCGGCCAGACTTATCTGCCCGGCGAATACATCATTTACCTGAGCAAGGAAGATGACGCCGTGTGGCAAGGTCGCAAGCGCGAAGGGTTGGAAGAAGGCCTGGGCGTCAGTTTGTCGCAACGCGCCAAGGAAATCGTCGGCGGCAAACAGCTCAAAACCGACAAAATCGCGCTCAGTTTGAGCATTGACGGCGCGCTCAACAAAGGCCAGGTACGCGTCCAGGCCGTGTGGGATGATGATTCGCCGAAAACCCAGGTCACCGCTCGCAAAAAGAAACCTGCGCTCAAACCTGTCGAAACCGAAGCCGGGAACACGGAACCTTTGGAACCGGATGACAGTGAAAAAACCGTGGTTCGACCGCGCGGCCCGCTGTTTACCGTCAATTTTCAGCGACAGGGCGGAGAGCCGGAAATCTTCAAATCCTCAAAATCCAAAATCGAAATCGGACGCGGTTCCAAGGATTTTCCTGTGGATGTGAAACTTGACGGGGATCAGGAAGTCAGCCGCAAACACGCCATCCTGTCCAAACAGGAAGATGGATTCAAACTCGAATGCATTGGCCGCAACGCCATTGAAGTGGACGGTCGCGAAATCCAGCCCGGCGAAAGCGCCGAAGTGCAACCGGGGCAGACGATCAAAATTGGCATCTACGAATTGAAGA
- a CDS encoding FtsW/RodA/SpoVE family cell cycle protein produces the protein MKNRPSSHLLLLLLLVILDALAYVAIYRAGVARGYSPSVLLACRDLALFIPIFFIFIWFARRHKYAGDLTLFTVAILLFGIGQFVQYRLFTDPEYSAGNRAEVRQARLAKARVQQYKSINQFYDAEKKKALFGDPNFQLQTTAPAETSEPQYWTLSRVFTSLSSLIPLAAFLGFALAFAFLRRDDILLLLQRHSFLLGLLTTLPFAFIAIFLSERGKSLGNTTPWEPVKITFLLSYAGILADHYRNLSRTHWGIPPWRFVLPFLLVAALPIVPFFALQDFGQMLVFLGAYVTLYVVAVRRLPQVTIAIGLMAGLLAVSIFAAGIYNTMVNVFTDGAQVGAVERVKNIVSEGVPDRIKQRFYLWRHGGIGPDPEEYNWWARELADDSAREKPRLPGNTDDDKWYNKYAFQPSQALFGVSDGRLLGTGLGKGYPETVPIADSDFIYAVVAEEMGIVGGAIIIFAFIIVVVAGMRTAIEARDMFTKLIATGITAFLGFQAIVNIGGVLRMLPMTGITLPFVSHGGWSLITSFFMLGMLMAISHRNNSEGRQ, from the coding sequence ATGAAAAATCGCCCCTCTTCGCATTTGCTGTTGTTGCTGCTGCTGGTGATATTGGACGCGCTGGCGTACGTGGCCATTTACCGTGCCGGGGTCGCGCGCGGGTATTCTCCTTCCGTTTTGCTGGCATGCCGCGATTTGGCACTGTTCATTCCCATCTTTTTCATCTTCATTTGGTTTGCCCGGCGACATAAATATGCAGGCGATCTAACGTTGTTTACCGTTGCCATTCTCTTGTTTGGCATCGGACAATTTGTTCAGTACCGCTTGTTCACAGACCCGGAATATTCTGCCGGAAATCGCGCGGAAGTCCGTCAGGCGCGTCTGGCCAAAGCCAGAGTCCAACAGTACAAAAGCATCAATCAGTTTTACGACGCCGAAAAGAAAAAGGCATTGTTTGGCGATCCGAACTTTCAGCTTCAGACGACCGCACCGGCAGAAACCAGCGAACCGCAGTATTGGACGCTCAGCCGCGTTTTTACATCCTTGTCTTCGCTAATTCCGCTGGCCGCGTTTTTAGGATTTGCGTTGGCATTTGCGTTCCTACGTCGAGACGACATCTTGCTGTTGTTGCAACGGCATAGCTTTTTGCTGGGGTTGTTGACCACGCTGCCGTTTGCCTTCATCGCCATTTTCCTGTCGGAGCGCGGCAAATCGCTCGGCAACACGACGCCTTGGGAGCCAGTGAAAATCACCTTCCTGCTCAGTTACGCGGGGATTCTGGCCGATCACTACCGAAATCTGTCGCGTACGCATTGGGGCATTCCGCCGTGGCGGTTTGTGCTGCCGTTTTTGCTGGTGGCGGCGTTGCCGATTGTGCCGTTTTTTGCGTTGCAGGATTTCGGGCAGATGCTGGTTTTCCTGGGAGCCTACGTTACATTGTATGTTGTCGCCGTTCGCCGGTTGCCCCAGGTGACGATTGCGATTGGATTGATGGCTGGATTGTTGGCTGTTTCGATCTTTGCCGCAGGTATTTACAACACGATGGTCAACGTGTTTACCGATGGCGCTCAGGTTGGCGCGGTTGAACGCGTCAAAAACATTGTCAGTGAAGGCGTGCCGGATCGCATCAAGCAGCGGTTTTATTTGTGGCGTCACGGCGGCATTGGCCCTGATCCCGAAGAATACAATTGGTGGGCCAGGGAATTGGCGGACGATTCGGCTCGTGAAAAGCCGAGGCTGCCGGGCAATACAGACGACGACAAATGGTATAACAAGTATGCGTTTCAACCTTCCCAAGCGCTGTTTGGCGTCAGCGACGGAAGGTTATTGGGAACAGGATTGGGGAAAGGCTACCCCGAAACCGTGCCGATTGCCGACTCCGATTTCATCTACGCCGTCGTCGCCGAAGAAATGGGAATTGTTGGCGGAGCCATTATCATTTTTGCATTCATCATTGTCGTCGTCGCCGGAATGCGGACGGCGATTGAAGCCCGCGATATGTTCACCAAACTAATAGCCACAGGCATCACGGCATTTCTGGGGTTCCAGGCCATCGTCAACATCGGCGGCGTACTCAGAATGCTACCGATGACGGGCATCACCCTGCCATTCGTCAGCCACGGAGGCTGGTCGTTAATTACCAGTTTCTTCATGCTGGGAATGCTGATGGCGATTTCACACAGGAATAATTCTGAAGGTAGACAGTAG
- the mutM gene encoding bifunctional DNA-formamidopyrimidine glycosylase/DNA-(apurinic or apyrimidinic site) lyase, with protein MPELPEVEMVARHLRALIAGRTIAKAQLLRAGLAPENSPRQFAAWLKNARVEEVTRRGKHILAHLSNRKTWITHLRMTGRFIHVDANDTSPPHTHAAFWLDNGRKLLFADQRHFGLMMVVKTSELDSVSHLNKLAPEPFDPAFTAGYLHDALKRSKQAIKLFLLDQTRVVGLGNIYAAEALHRAKINPQLPANQLSKPRTEALHQEIVAVLTEAIEAGSTLETDPREVYGRYGDGADEASWLVYEREGQPCLNCGTAIRRLAQGGRSTYFCPRCQKR; from the coding sequence ATGCCTGAACTTCCTGAAGTTGAAATGGTTGCGCGACATTTGCGCGCGCTGATTGCCGGGCGAACTATCGCCAAAGCGCAATTGTTGCGCGCGGGGTTGGCGCCGGAAAATTCGCCGCGCCAGTTTGCTGCATGGTTGAAAAATGCTCGCGTCGAAGAAGTCACCCGGCGCGGCAAACACATTCTGGCGCATCTGTCGAACCGGAAGACCTGGATTACGCATTTGCGAATGACCGGGCGGTTCATTCACGTGGATGCGAACGACACTTCGCCGCCGCACACGCATGCTGCGTTCTGGTTGGACAACGGACGCAAACTGCTGTTTGCCGACCAGCGCCATTTCGGATTGATGATGGTCGTCAAAACTTCGGAACTCGATTCGGTATCGCACCTGAACAAGCTTGCACCGGAACCGTTCGATCCGGCGTTCACCGCAGGGTATTTGCACGATGCGCTTAAGCGCAGCAAGCAGGCAATCAAACTGTTCCTGCTGGATCAAACGCGCGTAGTCGGGTTGGGGAACATTTACGCCGCCGAAGCTTTGCACCGCGCCAAAATCAATCCGCAGCTTCCGGCCAATCAATTGTCGAAGCCGCGCACGGAAGCCCTGCATCAGGAAATTGTTGCCGTGCTGACTGAAGCGATTGAGGCAGGCAGTACGCTCGAAACCGACCCGCGCGAAGTGTATGGCCGGTACGGCGACGGCGCTGACGAAGCCAGTTGGCTGGTTTATGAGCGAGAAGGCCAGCCGTGTTTGAACTGTGGCACGGCGATTCGACGCTTGGCGCAAGGCGGACGCTCAACATACTTTTGCCCGCGTTGCCAGAAAAGATGA
- a CDS encoding Uma2 family endonuclease has protein sequence MSALPERTYSLEEYLDLLHKSEERLEYFNGEVISMAGGKKAHNRATRNISRKLGELLDGKPCEVFDGNQAVKTIKAPPFRFPDASVVCGEAIFEEMRGHDVLINPVLIVEVLSPSTNAYDRDAKFLAYQEIPSFKEYLLVASERAHVVQYIRQADGGWLRRDFIGLESQVALQSIQVMLPLSDIYRMVTFSESASDRPSTDPTQSE, from the coding sequence ATGTCAGCTTTACCCGAAAGAACCTATTCGCTGGAAGAATACCTCGATCTTCTGCACAAGTCTGAAGAGCGTTTGGAGTATTTCAACGGCGAAGTTATTTCGATGGCCGGAGGAAAAAAGGCTCATAATCGCGCGACCCGCAACATCAGTCGTAAACTGGGCGAACTTTTGGATGGGAAGCCTTGTGAGGTATTCGATGGAAACCAGGCGGTGAAAACGATTAAAGCTCCGCCATTCCGATTCCCGGATGCTTCGGTCGTCTGTGGTGAAGCGATATTCGAAGAAATGCGCGGACACGATGTTTTGATAAACCCGGTTTTGATTGTTGAAGTTTTGTCACCTTCAACAAATGCTTATGACCGCGACGCCAAATTCCTGGCTTATCAGGAAATCCCGAGTTTTAAGGAGTATTTGCTGGTTGCGTCTGAGCGCGCTCACGTTGTCCAGTATATTCGCCAGGCTGACGGAGGCTGGTTGCGCCGCGATTTTATCGGGCTGGAAAGTCAGGTTGCGCTTCAATCTATTCAGGTTATGTTACCGCTAAGCGATATTTATCGGATGGTCACATTTTCTGAATCAGCTTCAGACCGTCCGAGTACAGATCCTACGCAAAGTGAATGA